GAGGTCCACCTCCTCCATCAGCGCCTTCTTGGCCGCGGGGTCCTTGCGCTTGTCGTCGGCAATGCTCTTCACCGCGACATCGCTCTGGAGCTTCAGCCGCTCGTTGATGCCGAGGCCGGTGGTGCCGGAGCCGCCGTCGACGAAGACGGTGGCCGGCTTCTTCGTGGCGCCGGCGGTCGGGGCTTTGGTGGTTTCCGTGAGGCTCATGGCGCGCTCCTTTCGAGCATGTTGGTTTCGTTCACGAAGGCCTCCGGCCTCACGTCCTGCATCAATTGTGCGATCTCTCTGGCGTCGGCGGTGGGCTGTGCCCCGAGCGCATTGGCGATCGCCGTATAGTCGGCGTCCGACTTGTGCTGGTTGAGCTTGAAGCTGCCTTCAACCTCTTCAACCGTCATGACCAGACCCACGATCCCCTTCTTCAGCGCCTCAAGCCGGCCCGCCGTCATCTTGGCCGATGTCCAGGGCTTCTTCGGCAGCAGCCAGTTCTCGAACTTGTCGCTGAGCGTATCGATCTGCACCGACAGCTCGTCCTCCGACAACGGACGCACCGGCCCGCTCAGATGCACCGACTGGTACAGCCAAGTCGGCACCTGGTCCGGCGAGACGTACCAGTCCGGCGATACATAGGCATCGGGGCCGTTGACCGCGAGCAGCCAGGACGCACCGCCGCCCGCAAGCTTTAGCAGCGGATTGTGACGGGCGACATGAAAGGCGGCCTTCGGCGTGCCGTCGGCGGCGTAGGTCAGATAGAACGGCAGCGGCGAGGCCACCGGCTTGTGGCCGTCGAAGGCGCACATCGTGCCGAAGCCGCGCTCCTCGGCGAATTTCAGGCTCGCGGCGCGGTCCTGTCTAAAAAAGGGTGGCGTGTACATCGTGGTCTCCTGCTGGGTCTCCTTGGGGGAGCCGCCGGATCAGATCGCGCTGACAGGAGAGAGAGTGCCGCGGATCGGGTCCAGCGGCAAAGACGATGATCTCAAACGCGATCGACCGCCCAAACCGCTAAAGCGCGGCGGCGGCGACGGGCGAACAGGATGGTCGCGGCGTTGATCATGGCGCGCGGCTATAAGGCCACCGGGTTCCATGGTCAAGTCCAAATGCGTGGCGCATCAGGACGGGATGCCGCGGAATTTCCTTTAAGCGTGGGGGTTCCGGAGACAGACCGACACGCCACAGCCTGCCGGTCCTTAGTCTTTCGAAAACCCAGCCCAGGACATCGCCATGACCGAGATTACCCGTCGCGCAACGCTGGCCGGTGCCGCCGCCTCGGCGCTCCTGCCCTTCGTGAAGACCTCGCCCGCGAGCGCCGCCGCGCCCCCGGCCGCGACCCAGAACGCGAGCTTTTACCGCTACAATGTCGGCACCCACCAGATCACCGTGGTCTGCGACGGCGTCGCCACCGTCAACCTGACTGACAATTACGCAGCCGGCGCCAGCAAGGACGACATCAACAAGGTGTTCGCCGAACATCACCTGCCGGCCGACAAGGTCACCCACACCTTCAACCCCGTTGTCGTCAACACCGGACCGAAGCTCGTGGTCATCGACACCGGTCTCGGGCCCGACCAGTTCACGCAGACCAAGGGCAAGCTCGGCCAGTTCCACAACAACCTCGCCGCCGCCAGCATCGACCGTGCGGCGGTCGACACCGTCATCATCTCCCACTTCCACGGCGACCACATCAACGGCTTGCTCGCGGCCGAGAACAAGCCCGCCTTCCCCAATGCCGAGATCATGGTGCCGGCGGCGGAATGGAAATTCTGGATGGACGACGGCGAGATGAGCAAGGGGACGGGCAATCCGATCCTCGAGAGCAACTTCAAGAACATCCGCCGCGTGTTCGACGCGCTCGGCCGCAAGGTGACGCAATACGAGCCCGACAAGGAGGTTGCGCCCGGCATCACCTCGGTGGCGAGCCCCGGCCACACGCCGGGCCACAACTCCTTCATCGTCGCCTCCGGCGCGGAGAAGGTGCTGGTGCAGGTCGACATCACCGCAGGCGCGGCGTTCCTGTTCGTGAGGCATCCCGAATGGAACATCGCCTCCGACGTCGACAAGCCGCTGGCGCAGGAGACGCGGCGCAAGCTCTACGACATGGCGATCGCCGAGAAGATGCCGATCCAGGCCTTTCACGCCGCCTTCCCCGGTCTCGTCCGGGTCGAGAAGGACAAGGACGGCGCAGGCTATCGCTGGATACCGTCGATCTGGAACGCCTCGCTCTAGGCTCGCCGACACGCTGACCGGGCGGCCTTCGCCGTCCGGTCAGATCAGGCTCCAGATCCATTCCATCAGCTTGGCCATCACATCGCCGAACAGCAGCAGCGCCGCCGCCCAGACCAGCGCGGAGATGAAATTGGCGGCCTGAAAGCTCCAATAAGGCATCTCGAAGATGCCGGCTGCGAGCGGCACCGAGGCGCGCAAGGGCCCGAAGAAGCGGCCGATGAAGATGCTCGGCACGCCCCAGCTGCGCACGAAGGCCTCGCCCTTCGGCAAGAGCTCCGGATAGCGCGAGAGCGGCCACATCTGCGCGACCTGCTCCTTGTAGCGATAACCGAACCAGTAAGAGACCCAGTCGCCGAGCGCCGCCCCAAGGCCGCCGGCGATCCAGACCGGATAGAAGCTGATCCCGCTCGCCCCGATCAGCGCGCCGATCGCCACCAGAGCGCCCCAGGCCGGGATCAGCAGCGAGATGAAGGCGAGCGACTCGCCGAAGGCGAGCAGGAACACGATCGGGGCAGCCCAGACCTGGTGAGCGCGCACGAAGTCGGCCAGGGCGTGCGCAAACTGCTCCATTCAAAAATAGCCTTCCCGCCCTGCCTCAAGGTGCTGCTCGATGAAAATGACTGGTAAGCCAAGGGCTTGTGTGACATCAAGTCACAAAACCGGCGCCCAACCGTACCGGAACGTCAAATTGCCGGGAATTACTGGGGCTGCGGCGTAAAATCGCCGGGATTGGCTCCCACCCACACCCCCTTGGCCGGCATGCGGTGACCTCTATAGGTGAGCCGTGGCATAGTCGCCCGAACCGATTCGCCGCCTGCGCGGCCCTCAAAACGCATCAAGATATATGTCCAAGCAGTTGAAAACAAAAGGCAAAGACGATTTGTTTGACGGCAATGAGCCGAAAGCGCGTGCGAGCGCCGCGAAGGCGGCACCGCGCGCGAGCGGTGGCGAGGCCGATTACACCGCCGCCGACATCGAGGTGCTCGAAGGCCTGGAGCCGGTGCGGCGCCGGCCCGGCATGTATATCGGCGGCACCGACGAGAAGGCACTGCATCACCTCTTCGCCGAAGTCATCGACAACTCGATGGACGAGGCGCTGGCGGGACATGCGACCTTCATCGGCGTCGAGCTCAGTGCCGACGGGTTCCTGACCGTCACCGACAACGGCCGCGGCATCCCGATCGATCCGCATCCGAAGTTCCCGAAGAAGTCGGCGCTCGAAGTCATCATGTGCACGCTGCATTCGGGCGGCAAGTTCGACAGCAAGGTCTACGAGACTTCGGGCGGTTTGCACGGCGTCGGCATCTCCGTGGTGAACGCCCTCTCCTCGCGTCTCGAGGTCGAGGTCGCGCGCAGCCAGAAACTCTACCGCATGAGTTTCGAGCGCGGCCATCCCAAGGGCAAGCTCGAGGATCTCGGCAAGATCAACAACCGCCGCGGCACGCGCGTGCGCTTCAAGCCTGATACCGACATCTTCGGCGCCAAGGCCGCGTTCAAGCCGCAGCGCCTGTTCAAGATGACACGCTCCAAGGCCTATCTGTTCGGCGGCGTCGAGATTCGCTGGAACTGCGCACCCGAACTGCTCAAGGGTATCGAGGACGTTCCGGCGGAAGCCACATTCCACTTCCCCGGCGGCCTCAAGGACTATCTCGCCGCCGCGATCCACGCCGACACGCTGGTGCATCCCGACATCTTCTCCGGCAAGTCGGGCCGCAACGGCGCGCATGGCGCCTGCGAATGGGCCGTGGCCTGGACCGCCGATGCCGACGGCTTCCTGTCGTCCTACACCAACACGGTGCCGACACCGGACGGCGGCACGCACGAATCCGGCCTGCGCAGCGCGCTGCTGCGCGGCCTGAAGGATCACGCCGAGCGCGTCGGCCAGGGCAAGCGCGCCTCGTCCATCACGTCGGAAGACGTGATGGTGGGCGCGGCCGTGATGCTCTCGGTGTTCGTGCGCGAGCCGGAATTCCAGGGCCAGACCAAGGATCGTCTTGCCACCGCCGAGGCGCAGCGCATCGTCGAGCAGGCGATGAAGGATCCGTTCGACCATTGGCTGTCGGGCAATCCGAACATGGCCAACCGGCTGCTCGACTTCGTGATCGACCGCGCCGAGGAGCGGCTGCGCCGGCGACAGGAGAAAGAGACCGCGCGGAAAACCGCCGGCAAGAAGCTGCGCCTGCCCGGCAAGCTCGCCGATTGCACCGATGCCGGCACCGAGGGATCCGAGCTCTTCATCGTCGAGGGCGACTCGGCAGGCGGCAGCGCCAAGCAGGCGCGCGACCGCAAGACCCAGGCCGTGCTGCCGCTGCGCGGCAAGATCCTCAACGTCGCCTCCGCCGGCAAGGATAAGCTGACGGCGAATGCGCAGCTCTCCGATCTCGTGCAGGCGATCGGCTGCGGCCAGCTCTTGCATTATCGCGAAGAGGATCTGCGCTATCAGCGCATCATCATCATGACCGACGCCGACGTCGACGGAGCCCACATCGCTTCGCTGCTGATCACTTTCTTCTACCGGCAGATGCCCCGGCTGATCGACGAAGGCCATCTCTTCCTCGCGGTGCCGCCGCTCTACAAGCTGACGCACGGCTCGAAGTCGGTCTACGCCCGCGACGACGCGCACAAGGAAGCGCTGCTCAAAAGCGAGTTCAACGCCAACGCCAAGGTCGAGGTGAACCGCTTCAAAGG
This is a stretch of genomic DNA from Bradyrhizobium sp. CB2312. It encodes these proteins:
- a CDS encoding FMN-binding negative transcriptional regulator — its product is MYTPPFFRQDRAASLKFAEERGFGTMCAFDGHKPVASPLPFYLTYAADGTPKAAFHVARHNPLLKLAGGGASWLLAVNGPDAYVSPDWYVSPDQVPTWLYQSVHLSGPVRPLSEDELSVQIDTLSDKFENWLLPKKPWTSAKMTAGRLEALKKGIVGLVMTVEEVEGSFKLNQHKSDADYTAIANALGAQPTADAREIAQLMQDVRPEAFVNETNMLERSAP
- a CDS encoding MBL fold metallo-hydrolase yields the protein MTEITRRATLAGAAASALLPFVKTSPASAAAPPAATQNASFYRYNVGTHQITVVCDGVATVNLTDNYAAGASKDDINKVFAEHHLPADKVTHTFNPVVVNTGPKLVVIDTGLGPDQFTQTKGKLGQFHNNLAAASIDRAAVDTVIISHFHGDHINGLLAAENKPAFPNAEIMVPAAEWKFWMDDGEMSKGTGNPILESNFKNIRRVFDALGRKVTQYEPDKEVAPGITSVASPGHTPGHNSFIVASGAEKVLVQVDITAGAAFLFVRHPEWNIASDVDKPLAQETRRKLYDMAIAEKMPIQAFHAAFPGLVRVEKDKDGAGYRWIPSIWNASL
- a CDS encoding DedA family protein, encoding MEQFAHALADFVRAHQVWAAPIVFLLAFGESLAFISLLIPAWGALVAIGALIGASGISFYPVWIAGGLGAALGDWVSYWFGYRYKEQVAQMWPLSRYPELLPKGEAFVRSWGVPSIFIGRFFGPLRASVPLAAGIFEMPYWSFQAANFISALVWAAALLLFGDVMAKLMEWIWSLI
- the parE gene encoding DNA topoisomerase IV subunit B — protein: MSKQLKTKGKDDLFDGNEPKARASAAKAAPRASGGEADYTAADIEVLEGLEPVRRRPGMYIGGTDEKALHHLFAEVIDNSMDEALAGHATFIGVELSADGFLTVTDNGRGIPIDPHPKFPKKSALEVIMCTLHSGGKFDSKVYETSGGLHGVGISVVNALSSRLEVEVARSQKLYRMSFERGHPKGKLEDLGKINNRRGTRVRFKPDTDIFGAKAAFKPQRLFKMTRSKAYLFGGVEIRWNCAPELLKGIEDVPAEATFHFPGGLKDYLAAAIHADTLVHPDIFSGKSGRNGAHGACEWAVAWTADADGFLSSYTNTVPTPDGGTHESGLRSALLRGLKDHAERVGQGKRASSITSEDVMVGAAVMLSVFVREPEFQGQTKDRLATAEAQRIVEQAMKDPFDHWLSGNPNMANRLLDFVIDRAEERLRRRQEKETARKTAGKKLRLPGKLADCTDAGTEGSELFIVEGDSAGGSAKQARDRKTQAVLPLRGKILNVASAGKDKLTANAQLSDLVQAIGCGQLLHYREEDLRYQRIIIMTDADVDGAHIASLLITFFYRQMPRLIDEGHLFLAVPPLYKLTHGSKSVYARDDAHKEALLKSEFNANAKVEVNRFKGLGEMMPAQLKETTMDPSKRTLLKVVLLADDRDTTADSVERLMGTKAEARFAFISDKAEFASEELLDV